In the genome of Nitrospira japonica, one region contains:
- a CDS encoding Fur family transcriptional regulator yields MASGKSPKEMDALKEHLARHQLKFTRQRELILSAFLRQEHITAEAMYHQLAKTDPHLGLATIYRTLNLFCDAGLAQARHFGSQTQYDNISHKGHHDHLICTGCGKIIEFENCEIERLQEEVAAKNGFTIQTHRLELYGLCSHCRH; encoded by the coding sequence ATGGCATCAGGAAAGAGCCCGAAAGAAATGGATGCGCTCAAGGAACACTTGGCGAGACATCAATTGAAGTTTACACGCCAGCGAGAGCTCATTCTGAGCGCATTCCTACGGCAGGAGCACATTACAGCCGAGGCCATGTACCACCAACTGGCAAAGACCGATCCCCACCTCGGATTGGCGACTATCTACCGAACCCTAAACCTCTTTTGCGACGCCGGTCTTGCACAGGCCCGGCATTTCGGCTCACAAACTCAATACGACAATATCTCGCACAAGGGGCATCACGATCATCTGATTTGCACGGGGTGCGGAAAGATCATTGAATTCGAAAATTGTGAAATTGAACGACTTCAGGAAGAGGTCGCGGCGAAAAACGGCTTTACGATCCAAACACATCGACTCGAGCTCTACGGACTCTGCTCCCACTGTCGCCACTGA